The Candidatus Nitrosotalea sinensis genomic interval GTGTGGACGGAAGCTGTGTTGCATTGGACAGGACCTGCAGTGTCATCTGGGTCTGTTGCAGATGTGGTAAATGTTACTACAGCACCGGATGGACCAGTAGCTGATGTGGTAATTGGTGCTGGGACTGTGACAACAGGTGCTGTTGTGTCCTGCACTGTAACTGTAAATGATGCAGTACCAGTGTTACTGTTAGTATCAGTCGAAGTACATGTTACGGTGGTTGTACCTATTGGGAATGTGGAACCTGAAGCTGTGTTGCATTGGACAGGACCTGCAGTGTCATCTGGGTCTGTTGCAGATGTGGTAAATGTTACTACAGCACCGGATGGACCAGTAGCTGATGTGGTAATTGGTGCTGGGACTGTGACAACAGGTGCTGTTGTGTCCTGCACTGTAACTGTAAATTGTGTCTGAGTCTGGATTATTGCAACGTTAGTGCCACTAGTTATGTAGATATCAGAGTTTACTGGATCAAATATTGCATAGTAATAGTAAGGAGCACTTGGAAGTATGACCGGATTTATGAAAGCGTTGGTTGCAGAATCTATTACATTTAGTCTCGTACCTGCAAAGTCTGGCACGTAGACAAATCCGTTAGCTGGATCAAATGCTACACCATTTGGACCACCGCTAGAACCTGTAGAAATACTAGAAACAGTGTTGGTTGAAGTGTCGATTATAGAGACAGTGTTAGAGTTAAAGTTTGCAACATACATGTCACCGTTTGCAGGATCATATGATATGCCTCTTGGTGAGATACCTACTGAGATTGTGGCAACAACAGTGTTGGTCGAAGGATCAATTACAGAGACATTGTTAGATCCTTGGTTTGTCATATAAAGAAGATGACTTGTAGAATCATATGCGAAATCTTGTGGATGAGCACCAGCAGGAATGGTTCCAACGATAGTATTTGTCGAAGGATCGATTACAGAGACCGTGTTGCTCCCTGTGTTGGCAACATAGATCTTGCCGTTTGGAACATATGCTACACCAAATGGTTGAACACCACCCGCACTAATCGTGGTCACAACGTGATTGGTTGCTGTATCTACTACAGAAATATTATTAAAATTATAATTTGCTGTGTAAAGGTAACCGTTTACAGAGTCATAAGCAATACCCGTTGGGCCAGGGATTCCAGATATCGTGCTTATTACATGGTTTGTAGTGCTGCTAATTACAGAGATAGTACCTTGAGCAATATTTGCAACATAGATATTTCCATTTGCAGGATCAAAGACTAGTTCCTGTCCATTACCTGTAGGTATTGTGGCTCCTGTGAGGACATTTGTGCTATACCCAATCAGTCCTTGGTTATCTATTGCCTTGGCAGTAATAGAATGGACTCCATTTGCAAGTCCATTGGCAGTATAAGACCAGATAGTTGTTCCTGTAGCAGTCACATATGGCGCGCCATCAATTGATACTTGTACACTGGTTACAGTATTTGATGAGGAAGATGCAGTGCCTGTTATTGTTACAGTGCTAGACGCTAATGTGGCACCATTGGCAGGCGACGTAACTGATGCAGATGGTGGCGAAGATGCAAAAGCATTTTGAGTATATGACAAACCAGGAATTGTTCCAGTAGACATTACAACTACAGAAAAGATCAAAACGAAAGCTAAAACTGATTTCAATTCTTCTAGTCTAAAGATAGCACTATAAGAATGTTCTATGCAATTTTTTATAAAATTATGGATCCTCTAAATTTCCCAAAAAATAGAAAGATTGTTTTTTAATTTCTAAAATTAGAAAGTTATCGTTTTTTAGAAGATGGTGTAATTTCATTTAAAAAAAATTAGATGTTACCGGTGTGTGCAGTATTAAAAAAATAATTCTAGTCCATCAAGTTTTTGATTGCACAAATCCACTGCAGCACGGTATCATTTGAAAATGCATCCAGATCAAAGAAAAAATTAACCAAAACAGATAATCAAAACGTATTTTAGGATTTCAGGTCTGAGCATTCAAATCTTACAGGGTTTGAATCCTAATAATTAACAAACCACAGTTAGAAAATTATTCAACAGTAGTGAACCTTTAATTAGAAATTTTCACTATCATTCCATAAATGAGTGCAAAACTTCCACTATACCTGAAATTTTATGGCATATCTCCATGGGAGACTGAAGTGTTGTATAGCACTTTACACAAATTGTTCAACGTACAAGAGGATCCAAATGCCGCCCAGGAAGATGACTTTACAACTCTATTAGATATCACATTTCCATGGTCATTTAATGACGAATTCTTCAAACAGTTTGGAATACAAAGATGGGAGAAGATCAAGGGAATAATAAAAGAAATGAAACGTAGAAGAGGTGGAGGAAAGAGTTTATGTGTCTACATTGGCTTTTCTGGAAAACCCAATATTATTTTCACAATAGATCTAGATGACAGACATTCATTTGATACGGCAGTAGACAAGATTGACTTTGTTTTAGAATTATTACCATATCACCTAGATCCAAAAAAAATGCCAATTGACATCATCAAGATATCATACCAATTTGACGACATGACAGGAAGATGGAAGATCATATCAAATTCAGAGGATCAGACATATCATTTTACAGAAAACGAATGGAAGATTATTTAATTTCTTTTTCTAAAGGTTCTAGCATAGAATGTAATTCACGATATTTTTTTTCAATAAAATCAAGTGATTCTTCTAGTTTCTTTGATTTTCCATATTTGTATCGAATTAATTCCCGATGTCTCCAAAAATTCTTTCCTTCCCCTACCGATAAAGTGCTAAAATAATCAGGACCCTTGAGACTATCTGGAATTTTTATTCCATATGGAAAAAGAAATTCGGCCATAAACCATTCATCACCATCAGGATAATCAGATCCTGTATCAATATCAAAGAAAAGGTGTAACAGGTTTGTCTGCATCAGTCCATCATCTCTTATGGTAGGATGTTTGAAGTTTGATTTTTTGAAATCTAGTTTCACGAGATTTGGTTCAAAATATCCATCGATTATTGATTTTCGAAATATTTTGTTAACTTCTTCTAGATTCAAACTAGAATTACTCTTCTTCAGAACATGCTAATAACGATTCTGTCAATACTAGAAAGAATCAACATATCCACTATCTATACTTGCAGAGAATCCAATATCTTTGAAATGTTGGTTATTGATTTGTTTCCAGAAGAGATTTCTTGATTAGAGGGAGGATTTTCCACATAATTTGGAATTCTTTCGGACATTCTTTCATCATATGGTGCAATTATCTCATTTTTGTAAAATATTCCAGTAGGAATCTTGGAATCCCATTCATTTGATTTTATCAAGGCTTGGGTAAGTTTCTCGTTCTCCTCATCCGGAGAATCAATGTGTACAGATGCATCATAACCAGTATCCTCAAGCTTGTATATTCTGGGCCTGGGTTTATTCGTAATTTCATCAATATTGTCCATTCCCGAAAACCAATCTCTAGTATTGATGTCATTGTAAGTAGGACATGGTTGTAATACATCGAGAAATGACAATCCTCTATGTTTTACTGCTGCAATTATCAAATCCTTAAGTTGTCTTACATCATATGCATATCCGCGTGCAACAAATGTATAACCACTTGCAATTGCCAATGCAATAGGATTTACAGATTGATTGACATTTGGTTCTGGCAGAGATTTAGTTTTTAATCCAAGTTTCAGAGTAGGAGATGCCTGACCTTTTGTTAATCCATAAACTCCATTATTGAATATGATGTAAGTCATATCCACATTTCTTCTCCCTGCAGCAACAAAATGTCCTGCACCAATTCCTAGTCCATCACCATCTCCCCCGACTGCAACCACAGTCATCTCAGGATTTGCAAGCTTGGCACCTTGTGAAAAAGTCAACACTCTGCCATGCAAAGTATGAACTCCATAGGTATTGACATAATGTGAGGTTTTACCAGAACATCCGACACCTGAGAATATGGCTGCCTTGTGTCTTGGTATGTCCATTTCTGCTAGAGCCATCTGTATCGCACTTACTATACCAAAGTCTCCGCATCCCGGACACCAGTCATTGTGTACCTCAGTTTTGTAATCAGCTACATTAGACACCATATTTTAGCACCTGTTTTTTCTCTGCTTTGTTATCAATGATTTTCTTGACAGCATCAAAGACTTCATTACAAGTCATTGGTCTGCCAGTGTATTTTAATATGTAATAGTCAACTTTTCTATCCAAATATTCATTGACAAGTGAGCCCATTTGCCCAGAGTGATTTGCTTCTATGTCGATGATTGTCTTTACTCCTCCAAGCAAGGATTGCACATATTGTGCAGGGAACGGATGTAACATTTTGATCTGGATAAACCCAACCTTATACCCCTCCTTTTGGAGCATTTCCATAGCATCTAGAATAGGCCCCTTTGTAGAACCCCAGCTAACAATGCAATAATCCGCTATTCCGTGGTTTACGGCTTGATCTTCTTTTGGTATCTTTTCTAGTGCGACATCCAATTTGCGTGCACGTTTATCCATCTTGTATATGCGATTTTCAGGATCTTCGGATATATGCCCAATCACGTCACTCTCATCACCAGTATTCCAAAAGATTCCATTCTCTAGCCCGAGTCTTGATCTTGGAGATATTCCATCAGGAGAAGGTGCAAATCGGACATATCCCTGACTGTCAATTTTTTCTAAAAGTTTTCCTCGCTCTATTGTTATTTTTGTAGGATCAAATCTTTTAACGGTAGAGACAGTACTTGCAATGAATTTGTCCATCATATGTATTACAGGTATTTGGTATACATCTGCAAAGTTGAAACATTTTGCAGTATCATAGAATCCTTCTTCAGTATCACCTGATGCATATACAATCCTTGGAAAATCTCCGTGTCCTGCATGAATTGCAAATTGTAAATCATCTTGTCCATGTCTTGTCGGAAGACCAGTAGATGGACCACTTCTCTGGTATAATGTAACTACAATTGGAACTTCATTTATTCCAGCCCAGCCAAGAGATTCAGCCATCAAAGAAAAGCCAGGACCAGAAGTACTTGTTGCAGATCGTGTTCCCGTAAGAGCTGCTCCAATTATCATACCAATTGCAGATATTTCATCTTCAGTTTGTACTACTAGTGTAGATCCAGGCCTACTGTTTTCTACATCAAATATTTCATTTGATTCTAAAAACACACTTTCATCAGATGCTGGAGTAATTGGATAATAGGATTGGAATCTACAACCGCATGCTATCTTGCCAAGTCCAGTAGATTGAAATCCCTGGACTAGAATGGTACTGTCTTTTTTTGCAATTTGGGGTAACTGGTACCTAAATTTTGGATATTTCACAGTAGCAAGATTATATGCGTAATTTGCAGCAGTCTTATTCATTTCTCCAATCTCTGCTTTTCTAGAAAAGATAGATGATACAGATTTTAACAATGTAGCAGGTGGAAGCCCCAATAATCCAAGTGATACAGACACTGCAAGAACATTTTGCATACGAAACATTCCACGAATTTTTGGATTCTTTGTCTCTTCAGACAAGTTAGCTAAAATTTCTTTAAATGATACAGGATAAAGCATGACGCCTCTTTCTTTTGAATCATCAAGCAATCCCTGTATTGTGAAAGGTTTGTTTTTAGATTCTAGGTATTTTTTGAGCCTAGACTTGAAGGGTGCATCAAGTGTAGGTATTTCATCTATTTTTATTGCAGACAAATCAGATTCGTATACAATTGCACCGTCATCGAATACATCATCAGCATGTCGGAATATTGTTTCAGCATCAAACCCTACAAGCATTGTAATGCCACTTACATTAGATCTAATTGTTTTGTCAGATACACGAACTCCAAAGTAGCTGTGTTCCCCTTTTATGTTGGAATAATATTCTCTTTTTCCAAACACTTGCAATCCGCAACCAGCACAAGCTCCAGCAAAAATATTTGCCGCAGTCTCAACTCCTCCTCCTTGAGGACCGCCAATAACCCAAGTTAAATCAATAGAGGACATGTAGAATCTAGACTCTCATCAAATATTAATAATGCTATAAATTCCTAGATCAAATTCAACCGCCGGTAGCAGCATCAAATAAAGCACACTCACACTTGTCACGCTCTCCACAGAAAGGACATACGCAGACACATTTCTCTAGCGGATTCCTACACTGTACACAAATAGCAAACTCCTCTTTGTGTTTCAATCACATATGGTTACCAAGTTTAATTATAAATGAGTTATTGTAAATCATCAAATTCCAGTTACAGAATACGCTTAAAATCGTCTCCTGATTTACCAGTATGAATGAAGATCTTAATTACACGTAAAATTCACGATTTTGCTCTAAAAGAACTTGAAAAAAAACACAGTGTAGAAATACATACTGGAAAGATTCCAATGCCAAAGAAACTATTGATGTCAAAGATAGGGGACAAAGATGGCCTTCTTTGCTATCCTTATGACATCATAGACTCAGAGGTCATAAATGCCGGAGAGAATCTCAAGGCAATTTCAACATATAGTGTGGGCTATGACCACATAGATGTCAAAACCGCATTGAAGAGAGGCATCACAGTAGGATACACACCAGAAGTATTGACTCGGGCCACTGCAGATCTTACAATGGCTCTAATGCTATCTCTGTTTAGAAGAATACCAGAAGGAGATAAACTAATTCGCAACAACAAATGGAAGACAATATTTGGCCCATACGAGTTTCTCGGAACTGACCTGTATCAAAAAACTCTCGGCATATTCGGAATGGGTAGAATAGGAAAAGCAGTGGTAAAAAGAGCAGCAGGTTTTGAGATGAACATAATATATCATAATAGAACTCGCTTATCAAAAGAAGAGGAAAAGAAATTAAAAGTAACATACGTATCACTTGACGAACTTTTTAGAACTAGTGATGTAGTCAGCATACATTCTCCTCATACATCACAAACAGACAAAGTTGTAAATCTGAAATTACTCAAGAAGATGAAAAATACTTCATTTCTTATCAACACTGCAAGAGGCAAGATAATAGATGAAACAGATCTTGTAGCAGCATTGAAAAGAAAAATAATTGCAGGCGCAGCTCTTGATGTATTTCAAAAAGAACCTACGGATTCCAAGAATCCATTAACAAGACTTGATAATGTAATACTGATGCCGCATAGTGGAAGTGCAACAGTAGAAACAAGAAAACAGATGGCTGAAATTGCAGTTAAAAATTTAATATATGCACTTTCGGACAAAAAGCCAATTTATCAAGTAAAAGGAAATTAACAATACAAAATCATTACAACTGAATTAATTCATCTGGATCTACTTTGATACAACTAGTACCCACAGGTTTCAATCCAGTAAAGTTGATTGTCCCTTGTGGTACTTTACCATCTTTTTGCAATAATGTTAATTTTTCTGTAAATGCAGCTTTGTGCCTATCACATGTGACCCCAACCATATACTCCCCATCATTTGACTTGACAGATATCGCAAATTCAGGCGGCATTGGACAATCTCTTCCCTTTTCCCGTATGGAGCAACGTTCTGGAAACATGAATTATTTTTTGTATTTTGGAATATTAATCTTTGACAATATTTTGTTTGTATTCATATACATTTTTGGAAATCAAGTTGTAGATGCCAAAAATCAATGAAATACTTGCTTTATTCCATCAATCACAAACTGGACTGCAAATGCAGCTATTATGATTGCAAATATCCTTGTCACAATCATCGAGCCTCTCTTTCCAAGCAGTCGATATATTGGAGAAACTGATCTGAGAATTGCATAGGTTATGCCTAATACAACGGCAATTGAGATTATAGTAACCCACATACCGTATGTTTCAAAGGACAATATTACCAGAGTTAGAGCTCCAGGCCCTGCAAGCAGCGGAAAAGCTAGTGGTACAATCCCAGATTCATCTTGCAAGCTTTGACTTCCAAATCTCCATTCGCCATGTGTCAACAATTCGATTGAAACAAGAAAGAGTAACACTCCTCCTGCAATCATGAAACTAAATATTGAGATGCCAAAAGTGGAAAGAATTGTAGATCCTACAAATGCAAAAACAAAGAGAAGAATTGCTACAGTCACTATAGTAACATTTGAGACAGAGGTCCTCTGTTTCTTTTCCATTTTTCCGGTAAGCGCAATTATTATAGGCACACTTGCAATTGGATCAATAACTACAAGTAGTGTTACTATTGATTTTACCAAATCTGCTAGAAAATCTTGGACCATGTTTTTAGTATAACATTCGAATTATTTCAGTCATTGTGTTTCCATCATTCACTACATATCAAGCATAAACCTTTGTAAAACCATAGCATTGTTATGTTGCTCATCTTTTGCAGAAAAAAGTAGCGTGATGGTGTGGTGCTTTTTTTCAAGATCTTTGATAGTCTCAATCAGCATTTTGTTTTCTTGTAATTCCTTACGATATTTTATTTCAAAGGACTTCCATTTGGCAGCATCGTGTGAAAACCATTTCCTCAAGTCATTTGTTGGCGCTATTTCTTTTAGCCATAGATCTACATGTGAATGAGGCTTGGATATTCCTCTAGGCCATAGCCTATCAACCAATACTCGAAAACCATCATCGGCAGAATATTTTTCATAAATTCTCTTTATTTTGATCATAGATTATTTCTCTAACGTTTAGAATCCACGTTATAGAATTTATGACATATTGTGATTTTCAAGCAAAAAGAATTGGAATTAAGAGGCGCCGGGAGAGAGATTTGAACTCTCGAACCCTTGCGAGTACGCGCTTTATGGTAATGAATTTCCAGGCGCGCGCCCTACCAGGCTAGGCGACCCCGGCATTATTTCGCCAATTCAATTTCGTTGCAAAACCTACCATATATTACTGTAAGAGAAGGGTAATTTTTTCACCATATCACAACTACTTGAGGATGTTTATTGTAACAGATTCCCTCAACATGTTGGAATCATTTGTACTTGAAACTATACGATATCTTCCCTGATATGCTTTGCTTCCATCATTTTTAGTCTGATCCCAAACAAAGATCTTTTCCTCCTTTGGTTCTAGTTTTGATACAACTTGAGCAGAGACTGGAGAATATATCACAGTGCCATCAAGTTGCTCAATTTTGACACCATATGATGAATCAGAAAACAAAAGAGGCACAGTTCCTGAGTTTATCACTCGGATTTTGACTGGTTCTCCCATGTGATAGTTTATCTTGTCAGGTATTACGGTAAGAGACGGACCACTCACATACACCAACACAGGAATTTGATTTGCAATGTGAGACAAGTAAATTCCTAAAAATCCAGCTGCTATCAAACCAACTATAAAAAATATAGCAGCACCTTTTGGTATCAACTTGAAAATTTTAAGTTGATTCCCTTTTAACTGTTAACTACAGCCTTTGATCTCCAATTCTTCGGATACGTATTAGGAGCCATGATTATTCTCTTTATTTTAAAAGCAAATCCTTTTGTATTTTCAACAATTTCATCTTCATTTAATATTGCCTCTGCCAGTGCAACAACCTCTCCTTTCTGAGTGTATATTGCCACCAGATCTCCACGTTTTAGTCCAAAAGATATTTCCAAAATTCCAGGTATTGCAAGTTGCGCACCATGACATAATGCATCTACTGCAGAGTCCCGTATTACAACTGACTTTATCTCACTTAATGTAAGTTCTATTGGCATGATTATTCTTCGAAGCTTTGTGTCATCCCCATTTTCTTTCCATAATGCATATGCATCAACAAGATCATGCATCTTTACAAGATTAGATTCTTCATTGAAATGTCCCACCCTGGTCCTTCTAAGTTCAATCATTGTTGCACCCTCACTGAGAATTTCACCCATATCATAGAATATTTTTCTCACATACGTACCTGCTTCACATAAAATTCTAAGAAGCAACAATCTTTCCTTTTGTTCTACTACTTCAATTTCATATACATGTCGTATTCTAGTTTGCCTTGACACTGCAGAGCGTTGCGGTGGTTTTTGAAATATTTTGCCAGTAAGTTGTTTGAGCACATCAGATAATTTTTCTTGTGGAGGAAGTACATGCAGTCTTCCAAGTGCATGATATTCTTTAGGTCCCAACAATAACACTATAAGCGCTTTAGTTGCCTCACCAAACCCTATTGGCAAGACTCCAGACACTTGTGGATCAAGTGTACCGCTATGTCCTGCTTTTGGCACATGTAGAATCTTTTTTACCCATGCCACTGTCTCGTGGCTTGTAGGACCATTTGGCTTGTCCAGCAAGATAAAACCATACTCCAATAATTGCTCAATTGATCTTTTATCATAATATGTCCCATGAGCATCATTAGTGATGTCTTGGTCTATTACTCTAAGATTTTGTAATTGTTTGAGAGTCATAGTATTTTTTTACCGCACTTTTTGCTTGTTCAAGAACTTGTTTAGGTCCAAGGTCATCAGTATGTATCACTATACTAAACACAGACAAGTCCTCGCCAAAATTAAACCCATAGAGTCTGTGATATAGAGTCTTATTTTCATCATATCTTTTTTTAACAATTTCAAGAGCATCAGACATGGAGATATCATCTCTCATGGTCATTCTTTTTGCACTGTTTTCATGAGATCCTGCAAGCCAGATTTTTATTCCGTCTTGTACCAACCATGGCAAAGTATAACTTGTAATTATTACATCTTCAGTAAGAAATATTTTTTTTAATTTTTCATCTACTTGTTTGTCAAATTCAGGATTTCCTTTTCTGATATTAAGAAAGTTCATTCCTTCTTCTGTATCCCAAAAATCATCCCTATCAGTTTCAAATCCTTGATCTTTTGCCATCTCTTTGAGCACATCTCCTCCACTTAGATATTTGAGTCCAAATTCTTCTCCCAAACCTTTTGCTATCGTAGTCTTTCCGATGGCTGGAGGACCAGAAATTATTACTGAACGGAGCAATTTAGCTTGTATCCATTGTAGTTTTTGTAACTCGCATTATGATACCACTAAAGGCAGCAGAAGAAAGGAAATACCAAGCCCAGAAATACAATTCATTTACATGTTGACATACATGTGGATGACCTGCCAACTGCGATTCAGCTACTTTTGCGGCAGTACAAGTAAGCTCAAAAAATCCTCCCGGAATAAAGTTCAGAGATATTGGAGATATAGCTACAGTGTATGAGAACAAAGGCGGAAGAACAAAGTAAAAGATCAAAATCAATGGAAGAAAAGTAATCATCATTGGCCTCATGTTCATCTGCATCACTTCCATGTTCATCTTGTTCATGTATGCAGATTTTTTATTAAGCTCATCAGTTTTTGCCTGGTCTTTTGACTTGAATGCAGCCATTCTTTCTTTCTGCCAAGCACGTGTTTCTTTTAGCAGTCGCTTTAGTTTTTCCTGGTCAACCATCTTTCTTTTGATCACTGCATTTAGCAAGTTCAGACCTATTGAGATAGACATGATTCCAAGTGCAGAAGGAATCATTCCCTTTACAATTGGATTTGCACTTCCTAGTGGTCCCTTACTTAGACCAGGTATCTGTAGTACGATAGAATTGAGAAAATTAAGAATTAGACTATGTTCCATGGTTATACCCCATTGCACTTATGATGCCTCGTGCCGCCTCATCAACTTTACCTTCAGTATTAAGAACCATCTTGATTGGAGAACCACATAGTATAGAACATGTAGAAAGCATTGCACTTGTTACATCAAGTTCTTTTTTTATTGCATCTATTGATACAATGTCTCTTGTTCTAGTAGTGTCAGTCATTCTGCGATTGTAAATTTCTTCAGGTCGTGCGGTTATCATGATAAAACTATCAGGATTGAGAATTTCCAATACATTATGTGGAAGCCCAGGGTAAAATCCCTCATTTGTAGAAATGAATGCATGTGTATCCACAATTACTACATCATCAGTAATTGACGAAATTGCTCGTGCAGCAGTAGATTGTAATTCCTTTTGTTCTTTTACAGATAGTTTTCTGAGATCGTCTCTATTTTGCACTCCCCTCTTTTTTGCTTCATCAAACATGACGGTGCCAAATATTGAAACACTTACTTTGATGTTTTTCGTTTTTAGTAACTCCACTACCTTTGATACGACAGTAGTTTTACCTACTCCTGGAATTCCTACAATGATGATTCTCTTACTTTCTGCCAAGCAATGCACCCAGAGTAGGCATTACTTCTTCGACTCTTTCACGAACAAGTAAATTGTAATAGTTAATCAAGATATCAACTGTCAACAACATTCCTGTTCCAGATCCGAATGTTCCTAGTACATCTGAGGTACCTGCTAATAGTCCAAGTATGATAGAACCGATAATGGTAACAGATGGAATGTATTTTTGGAGTAGGTTTTCAACTGGTTGGTTTGAACGTCTAAATCCAGGTATCTGAACCTCTGCATCTAACAAGTTCTTGGCAGCACTTTTTGCTGACAAGCCTCCAAGTTCAATCCACAATCTTCCAAATAGAACCACAATTCCAATCATGAATAAAATATAGAGAACAGCTCTGGTTGGATCAAGTGCCACTATATCCAATCCACGTGGTGCAGTAACATAGTAAAGAATACCACCTGTAGGAGTGGATGGAGAGGTAGGATCAAACATTCCAAGGAAATTCAGGAAAGGATTTGCGTTTCGCGGGTTAAAGTTAGCCCACATTATCTGGCCCACAAATACAGCGTTTGCTGTAAGTGCAGATGCCAAGATTACAGGAATGTTGGATACGTACATTAACTTGATTGGATATACTGCTGAAAATCCTCTATACTTGGTAGATACAATTGGAATCTCTACTTTGATTCCTTGAGTATATACAAGAATTAACAGAACACCTGCAGTTATCAGCAATCCAAATATTCCAGGCAATTGATTTGCCCTAAAGAACAGATTACTAAAGTCATGATGTATTGCACCGTGTACAATATTTGCAAATACACCTACTGGACCACCGTCTCCTGCCGGTATAGGACTGAACATGCTCCAGATTACTTGCTGTGCCACACCAGCTGCGATAAACAAACTAATTCCACTACCAAGTCCCCATCCTTTTTGGACCAGTTCATCTAGTAACATGATTATAACAGATGCACCGATTAATTGCCCTACCAAGATGAAGATAGCTTCATGATTTGGCATTCTTGGGCCATAAACTGCCATCCCGTACAAAGAAGATTCAGCAATGATTACAATGTAAGTGACAATCTTAGTTGCAGTTTGATACAACTCTCTATCCTCTGGTTTCTTAAAATCAAGATGAAATATCTCAGAACCCTTGAGGAGTTGCATCAACAATCCAGCGGTAACTATTGGTCCAATGCCAAGTTCTATCAAAGTACCTTGTTGGGATGCAAAGATTACTCTTGCAAATGCAAGGAAATCAAAGGACGGTGTGGATGCACCATAAAGAGGTGTCTGACCCATTATCATGTAGATAAATAATGCAATTCCACACCACATCAAACGAACTTGTAATGATACTTTCTTTTTCGGCTTGGGTACTTGTGGGATATAGGTTTCAGCTTTTGAGATAATTGTTCTTAAAAAACCTGCAGAGGTTGTTCCTTCTTCAGATGTCACGCTACTGCTTGCACCTCTCCACCAGATCTTTTTACTTTTTCTTCGGCGGAAGCAGAGAATTTTTCCACCTTAACAACATAAGCATTTTCAGTCTGTCCTCCTCCCAACAGCTTGTCATAGCCTAGTTCAGTAAGGTCTATCAATTTCTTGCCACCTTCCTGTTTTCCAAATTTAGCATAGATATCATCCAAATCTCTTACACTAGCCCATTTTCGAACTAGATTTGGATGTGGTGGGTGAGTAGAATCATGACCAAAGTGTCTTGGATCTGTCATGAGCATTCGTATGAAATGATGTTTGTGCAAACCAGATTGGCCAAGTCCTCCTTTGTGACCACTTGCTCTATGTTGACCTATCTGTCCCCATCCGCAGTGTCTGCTTCCTCTATATTTTCTTGTTTTTCTTGCTCGTGTTGGCATGTTACATCATTAACCTCACTTGTGCTAAG includes:
- a CDS encoding MarC family protein, with the protein product MVQDFLADLVKSIVTLLVVIDPIASVPIIIALTGKMEKKQRTSVSNVTIVTVAILLFVFAFVGSTILSTFGISIFSFMIAGGVLLFLVSIELLTHGEWRFGSQSLQDESGIVPLAFPLLAGPGALTLVILSFETYGMWVTIISIAVVLGITYAILRSVSPIYRLLGKRGSMIVTRIFAIIIAAFAVQFVIDGIKQVFH
- a CDS encoding RNA-guided pseudouridylation complex pseudouridine synthase subunit Cbf5, encoding MTLKQLQNLRVIDQDITNDAHGTYYDKRSIEQLLEYGFILLDKPNGPTSHETVAWVKKILHVPKAGHSGTLDPQVSGVLPIGFGEATKALIVLLLGPKEYHALGRLHVLPPQEKLSDVLKQLTGKIFQKPPQRSAVSRQTRIRHVYEIEVVEQKERLLLLRILCEAGTYVRKIFYDMGEILSEGATMIELRRTRVGHFNEESNLVKMHDLVDAYALWKENGDDTKLRRIIMPIELTLSEIKSVVIRDSAVDALCHGAQLAIPGILEISFGLKRGDLVAIYTQKGEVVALAEAILNEDEIVENTKGFAFKIKRIIMAPNTYPKNWRSKAVVNS
- a CDS encoding cytidylate kinase-like family protein, giving the protein MLRSVIISGPPAIGKTTIAKGLGEEFGLKYLSGGDVLKEMAKDQGFETDRDDFWDTEEGMNFLNIRKGNPEFDKQVDEKLKKIFLTEDVIITSYTLPWLVQDGIKIWLAGSHENSAKRMTMRDDISMSDALEIVKKRYDENKTLYHRLYGFNFGEDLSVFSIVIHTDDLGPKQVLEQAKSAVKKYYDSQTITKS
- a CDS encoding adenylate kinase; translated protein: MAESKRIIIVGIPGVGKTTVVSKVVELLKTKNIKVSVSIFGTVMFDEAKKRGVQNRDDLRKLSVKEQKELQSTAARAISSITDDVVIVDTHAFISTNEGFYPGLPHNVLEILNPDSFIMITARPEEIYNRRMTDTTRTRDIVSIDAIKKELDVTSAMLSTCSILCGSPIKMVLNTEGKVDEAARGIISAMGYNHGT
- the secY gene encoding preprotein translocase subunit SecY, translating into MTSEEGTTSAGFLRTIISKAETYIPQVPKPKKKVSLQVRLMWCGIALFIYMIMGQTPLYGASTPSFDFLAFARVIFASQQGTLIELGIGPIVTAGLLMQLLKGSEIFHLDFKKPEDRELYQTATKIVTYIVIIAESSLYGMAVYGPRMPNHEAIFILVGQLIGASVIIMLLDELVQKGWGLGSGISLFIAAGVAQQVIWSMFSPIPAGDGGPVGVFANIVHGAIHHDFSNLFFRANQLPGIFGLLITAGVLLILVYTQGIKVEIPIVSTKYRGFSAVYPIKLMYVSNIPVILASALTANAVFVGQIMWANFNPRNANPFLNFLGMFDPTSPSTPTGGILYYVTAPRGLDIVALDPTRAVLYILFMIGIVVLFGRLWIELGGLSAKSAAKNLLDAEVQIPGFRRSNQPVENLLQKYIPSVTIIGSIILGLLAGTSDVLGTFGSGTGMLLTVDILINYYNLLVRERVEEVMPTLGALLGRK
- a CDS encoding DUF106 domain-containing protein, coding for MEHSLILNFLNSIVLQIPGLSKGPLGSANPIVKGMIPSALGIMSISIGLNLLNAVIKRKMVDQEKLKRLLKETRAWQKERMAAFKSKDQAKTDELNKKSAYMNKMNMEVMQMNMRPMMITFLPLILIFYFVLPPLFSYTVAISPISLNFIPGGFFELTCTAAKVAESQLAGHPHVCQHVNELYFWAWYFLSSAAFSGIIMRVTKTTMDTS
- a CDS encoding DUF488 domain-containing protein, whose translation is MIKIKRIYEKYSADDGFRVLVDRLWPRGISKPHSHVDLWLKEIAPTNDLRKWFSHDAAKWKSFEIKYRKELQENKMLIETIKDLEKKHHTITLLFSAKDEQHNNAMVLQRFMLDM